The Parvibaculum sp. DNA segment GCTCGATACCCTGCGCCAGAAGCGCGGCGATGGCCGAGGCCAGCGTGCAGCCTGTGCCATGCGTGTGGCGCGTCTCGATGCGCGGCGAGGAAAAAACCTCAATCGTCTCCTGCGTCGCCAGAACATCGAAAAGCGTCGCGCCCTCGAGATGCCCGCCCTTGACGAGCACGGCGTCGCAACCGAGACCGAGCAACGCGTCTGCCGCCGACTTCTGTCCGTCGAGATCCACAATCGTCCGTCCCGTCAGCGCCTCGGCTTCCGGCACATTGGGCGTGACAAGCGTTGCAAGCGGTATCAGCACTTCCTTCAAGGCGGCCACCGCCGTCCCTTCGAGCAACGACGCGCCGCCCTTCGCCACCATGACGGGGTCGACGACAAGGAAAGGTACGGCAGCATGTTCGCCAAGCTCGGCGGCCACCGCCTCGACCATTGCCGCGCTGTGCAACATGCCGGTCTTCACCGCATCTGCGCCAATGTCGTCAAGCACCGCCTTCATCTGCGCCCGCACGACATCGACCGGCACGTCGTGAATGCCGTGAACGCCAAGCGTGTTCTGAACCGTGATCGCGGTCACGGCCGTCATCGCAAAGCCGCCCATCGCCGTCACGCTCTTGATGTCGGCCTGAATGCCGGCGCCGCCGCCCGAATCCGAGCCGGCAACGATCAGGACGCGGCCTTGCAGCGATGTGTTCATGGAAAAATCTCTCCGGGATCGAACCGCCGATCAGGCGGCATTATGCTCGATCGCGGAGACGATGTCGTTGACGACCGCCTTGACGAGGCCTTCGTCGTCGCCCTCGCCCATGACGCGGATCAAGGGCTCGGTGCCCGACTTGCGGATGACGAGACGCCCGGTCTTGCCGAGACGCGCCTCGCCTTCGCGGATCGCCTCTTCGACTTCCTTTTCGCGCAGCGGCTCGCCGCGCCGGAAACGCACATTCTTGAGAAGCTGCGGCAGCGGATCGAAGAGATGGCAAAGCGCGCTGACCGGCTTGTTGCCGCTTTTCAGCACCGCCAGAACCTGCAGCGCGGCGATGAGCCCGTCGCCGGTGGTCGAGAAATCCTTCAGCACGATATGGCCGGACTGTTCGCCGCCGACATTGTAGCCATGCTCGCGCATATACTCGACGACATAGCGGTCGCCGACCTGGGTGCGCACCAGCGCCAGATCGAGCGAGCCAAGGAACCGTTCCAGGCCAAGATTGGACATGACCGTGGCGACGACGCCCGGCGCCGACAACGTGCCCATTTCTTTCCAGTGCCGGGCGATGAGCCCCATGATCTGGTCGCCATCGACGATCCTGCCGTTCTCGTCGGCGACAATCAGCCGGTCGGCATCGCCGTCAAGCGCGATGCCGATATCGGCGCGGCGTTCGCGCACGGCGGCGCACATGCGCTCCGGCGCCGTCGAGCCGCAATCCTCGTTGATGTTGAAACCGTTCGGCTCGGTCCCGACATGCACGACTTCGGCGCCAAGTTCCCACAACACGTCGGGCGCCACCTTGTAGGCGGCGCCATTGGCGCAGTCGATGACGATCCGCAAGCCTTCCAGCGTCTGCTGCTTGGGGAAAGTGTGCTTCACATGTTCGATGTAGCGCGCCTGCGCATCGTCGATGCGCTTTGTGCGGCCGAGATCGCGCGAACCCGCCAGATTGTCGGCAAGGCCGTTGTCCATGTGATGTTCGATCGCAAGCTCGACCTCGTCGGAAAGCTTGAAGCCGTCCGGTCCGAAAAGCTTGATGCCGTTATCCTCGAAGGAATTGTGCGAGGCCGAGATCATCACGCCGAGATCGGCGCGCAGGCTGCGCGTCAGCATCGCGACGGCCGGCGTCGGCAGCGGACCGAACAAAAAGACGTCCATGCCCATCGAGGTGAAGCCGGCGGTGAGCGCCGGTTCGATCATGTAGCCCGACAGCCGCGTGTCCTTGCCGATCACGACACGGTGGCGATGGTCGCCGCGCCGGAAAACGCGGCCGGCCGCCATGCCGACGCGCAACGCGGTCTCCGCGGTCATGTGCCCGGAATTCGCCTTGCCGCGAATGCCATCGGTGCCGAAATATTTGCGCGACATAAGTCGAACGGTCCTTGCGCCTTGTCTCTTCAATTCCGGCCTGCCAGTGCCCCCCAGTTCGGACCCCGACTTGCCCCCTCAAAAGCTGCAATACGCAGCATATGCGGCGGATATTAGAATTCTATGAGCCCAATGCAGTTAACGTTTTCTTGCCAAATCTTTCATTGGCGGGCTTTCAGGGCCGAATGAACGGCAAGCGCGTCGGCAAGCGGCCGCGGCTCATGCGTGCGGATGTAGTCCGCCCCGCCGATTGCCGCAAGAAGTTCGGCCGCAAGGCTGGCGGCGCCCGCCTCCGCTGGCGCCCGGCCGGTGACCGCGCGCAGGAAGGATTTCCGCGAAACCGAGACGAGCAGCGGCAGCCCGAAACGGGATTTGAGCGCGCCGAGCCGCGCCAGCACCTCGAACGAGGTCTCAGGCGTCGGCCCCAGAAAGAAGCCCATGCCGGGATCGAGGATCAGGCGGTCGCGCGGGATGCCGGCCTTTTCGAGCCGCCCGATCCGTGCCTCGAAGAAGCGGCTGACATGTTCGACGATGTCGCCCTCGGGCGCGGCGCGGCGGTCGGCATTGCCGCTTTCCTGGATCGAGTGCATCAGGATCAGGCGCGCATCGGAGGCCGCCAGCGCCGGGTAAAATTGCGGCGCATCGAAGCCGTGAATGTCGTTCAGGTAGTGCGCGCCGTGAGCGAGCGCATGCGCTTGCGTCTCCGGCCGGAAGCTGTCGACCGAAACGGCGATGCCCTCGGCGGCGAGCGCCTCCAGCACCGGCGCGAGGCGGCGTATTTCTTCTTCGGGCGGGACGGGCGCCGCATCGGGATTGGACGAGGCCGGCCCGAGATCGACGATATGCGCCCCATCGGCGACCAGCCGGCGCGCATGAGCGATGGCGGCCTCAGGCGTGAAATACTTTCCGCCGTCGGAGAATGAGTCCGGCGTAATGTTGACGATGCCGAGGATAAGCGGGCGCTGGAACATGGCGGTTTCTAGCACGGCGGCGCGGTGGCGGCGAGCGGGGTCAGCCGGGCGAATTGAGTGGCGCATCGAATCCGACACCCATGGCGGAGCGAACAAGCTGTTCGATCACCGCATCGAACTCGCGGGGCTTTGCGCCGGAAAACTGCATGAGCGCCACCGTGTGCCCGCCGCCGAGATAGACACGCGCCGCCGCCTTCACATCAAGAGTGGCGGGAATGATCCCTTCCCGCTTGCCGCGCTCCAGCACCTTTTGCGCGATGCCATGCAAACGTTCGAGCACATCCATGTAACGCGGCCAGACATCCGCGCGCACGCCGGTGCTCCAGTCGAGCCAGACCTTGATCATGTCCGGCTTCTCCGTCGCATCGCGCGCGAAGTTGACAGCAAGCGCTTCAAGCGCCTCGGCGACGGTTTTTGGACCGCCAAGCGACGACGAAACGATATGGATGAGATAGGCCTCCACCTCGTCCAGAACGGCGGCAACAAGGTCTTCGCGCGTACGAAAATAGGAATGGACGGCGGGAACCGAGACGCCCGCCCGCTCCGCAACATGGGAATGCGTCGCCCGCGCGACGCCATGCTCGGCGAAGGCCGCAAGCGCGCATTCGAGAAGCTGGGCGCGGCGGGCCGATGGCGAAAGCCTCGTGCGGACGGTTCGGGCAGCGGTCAAGGCGAGCGGTCTCCTTCGGGAATCGGCGGATTTCCGGGCCGAGTATAGACGGATCGGACCGGCACGTTCCGCCGGCGGATGGGGCATTTCAACCCATATTGACTCTTTGCTCAATTACTATTGATATATTACTCAATAGCGAGAATGAGGCCATCTGGGGAGGAACCGCCATGACCGCACTTGCATCCGCGACCGCCAAAGCCACGGAGGCCGACAGCCTCCCCCTCGACCGGATCGACGTGAGCCGGGCCGAGCTTTTCGAACGCAATGTCGAAGGCGACTATTTCGCCCGCCTGCGCCGCGAAGATCCGGTGCACTACTGCGCCGAAAGCGCCTATGGGCCCTATTGGTCGATCACGAAGTACAAGGACATCATGGCGGTCGACACGAACCACCAGGTGTTTTCCTCGGAAGCGAGCCTTGGCGGCATCCTGATCGACGACAACATCCAGAAGAGCGGCGGCGGCGGCATGGACCTGCCGAATTTCATCGGCATGGACCCGCCCCGGCATGACGAGCAACGCAAGGCTGTGAGCCCCATCGTCGCGCCCGCGAACCTCGCACGGCTCGAAGGCACGATCCGCGAGCGCGTCGGACGTGTGCTGGACGGATTGCCGGTCGGCGAGGAATTCGACTGGGTGCCCGCCGTCTCGATCGAACTGACGACACAGATGCTCGCCACCTTGTTCGACTTCCCCTTCGAGGACCGTGCAAAGCTGACGCGCTGGTCCGACGTGACGGTTGCCGAGCCCGGCAGCGGTATCATCGACAGTTGGGAGCAGCGCAATGCGGAGTTGATGGACTGCGCCAATTATTTCGGCCGGCTGTGGAACGAGCGTGTCAACGCCGAACCGGGCTCGGACCTGATTTCGATGCTCGCCCACTCACCTGCCACGCGGAACATGACGCCGGAGAACTATCTCGGCAATGTCGTGCTGCTCATCGTCGGCGGCAACGACACGACGCGCAACTCGATGACAGGCGGTGTTCTGGCTCTCGACCGGAACCCGAAGGAACGGGAGAAGCTGTATGGCAATCCGGGCCTCATCGAAAACATGGTGTCGGAAATCATCCGCTGGCAAACACCGCTCTCGCATATGCGCCGCACCGCGATCGCCGATGCCGAACTCGGCGGCAAAACCATCCGCAAGGGCGACAAGGTGGTGATGTGGTACGTCTCCGGAAACCGCGACGATGAGGTGATCGAACGGCCGGACGATTTCATCATCGACCGTCCCCGCGCCCGTCAGCACCTGTCATTCGGCTTCGGCATTCACCGCTGCGTCGGCAACCGGCTTGCGGAGATGCAATTGAAAATTCTCTGGGAAGAGGTGTTGAAGCGTTTCTCGCGCATCGAAGTGACGGGCGAACCGGTGCGCGTGCGTTCCAATTTCGTGCGCGGCTATGCCTCACTGCCGGTGAAGCTGCACGCATACTGAGGAGGAGCGAAAGAAATGACGAAGGTCAACTACATCGAGGCAAGCGGCAGGGCTCATACGGTCGAGGCCGAAAACGGCATCTCGGCGATGGAAGCCGCGGTGAAGCACGGTGTGCCCGGCATCGACGGCGACTGCGGCGGCGCGGCCGCTTGCGCCACCTGCCACATCTATGTCGATCCGGAATGGCTCGCGAAGACAGGCCCGGCGGCGGACGGCCTTGAAAAGAGCATGCTTGAATTCGCCGAAGACGTGAACGAGCGAAGCCGCCTCGCCTGCCAGATCACACTGAACGACGCGCTCGACGGATTGGTGCTGCGCCTGCCCGACCGGCAGCACTGACAGACGCGATTGCCGCAAAGAAAAAAGGGAGGCCGTGGGCCTCCCTTTCCATTTCGATGTGAGAGCTCCTAATCCGCCTTGCCAAGCCATTTGTAGACGAGGCCGGCCAGAATCGCGCCCGCGATGGGCGCCGCCCAGAAAAGCCAGAGCTGGTCGAGAGCAACGCCGCCCTCGAAAATCGCCGGGCCTGTGCTGCGCGCCGGATTGACCGATGTGTTGGTCACCGGAATGCTGATGAGATGGATCAGCGCCAGCGAAAGACCGATCGAAATACCCGCAAAGCCCGCAGGCGCTCGCTTGTCGGTCGCCCCCAGAATGACAATGAGGAAACCGAAAGTCAGAACGACCTCGATGATGGCGGCCGATTGCAGACCGTAGCCACCGGGCGATTTCTCGCCGTAGCCGTTGGCCGCGAGACCATTGACCCCGATATCGTAACCGGCCTTGCCCGAAGCGATGAGGTAGAGAAGAGCCGCCGCCGCAATCGCCCCGAGCACCTGAACGACAATGTAGGGCAGGAGATCCTTGGCGTCGAAGCGGCCACCGATATAGAGGCCGATACTGACGGCCGGGTTGAGATGACAGCCGGAAATATGGCCGATGGCATAGGCCATGGTGAGGACCGTGAGGCCAAAGGCGAGCGACACGCCAACGAGCCCGATGCCCACCTCCGGAAAGGCCGCCGCCAATACAGCGCTGCCGCAACCACCGAAGACAAGCCAGAAAGTGCCGATGAATTCGGCCGTGAGACGCTTTGTCAGTGCCACGAGTTTCCCCCTCGATTTGAACCGCTGTCACGCTTGCGGCAGACAAGAATAAGCGGGGGACGGATCAATCGTCTATCGGAGAAACAAGGAGCAACGCCGCCGGGCGCGATTGACAAACAGAACAGAAAAGGGAGGCCGAAGCCTCCCTTTCCAATCTCAATTCAACGTCCGGCGGCCCGGTTCAGTTGCCCTGCGGAGCTTATGTTCCCTGCGGGGCGGGCGGCGCACCGATGGGACCTGTCGTCGGCACGGAGGAAACCGGACCGACATCGGCCTTTTCGGGTTCGCCGCGTTCACGCACCGGCAACTCACCCTTCAGCAGGCCGGAAATCTCGTCGCCCGACAGGGTTTCAAACTCGAGCAGACCCTTGGCGATCGTATGCAGATCTTCGATGCGCTCGTTGATGACCTTCCGGGCGGTCTCGTAGCCTTCCTCGACGATGCGCCGCACTTCGGCATCGATCTGGCGCTGTGTCTCCTCGGACATGTTCTGGTGGCGCGCCACCGAATGACCGAGGAACACTTCTTCCTCATTGTCCTGATAGGCGAGCGGCCCGAGCTTGTCGCTCATGCCCCAGCGCGTGACCATGGCTTTCGCCATCTTGGTCGCCATCGAAATGTCGGACGACGCACCCGACGTCACCTTGTCGTGACCGAAGATCACTTCCTCGGCGATCCGTCCGCCCATGGCAACCGCAAGGTCGGCCTTGAGCTTGGCGCGCGTCACCGAAAGCTGGTCGCGTTCGGGCAGACGCATCACCATGCCGAGCGCACGGCCGCGCGGAATGATCGTCGCCTTGTGGATCGGATCGGATTCCGGCATGTGCAGCGCCACCAGCGCATGTCCGCCTTCGTGATAGGCCGTGAGTTTCTTTTCCTCTTCGGTCATCACCATCGAGCGGCGCTCGGCGCCCATCATCACCTTGTCCTTGGCGTCCTCGAAATCGGCCATGGTGACGAGGCGTTTGCCACGACGGGCCGCCATTAGCGCCGCTTCGTTGACGAGGTTCGCAAGATCGGCGCCCGAGAAGCCGGGCGTGCCCCGTGCAATCGTGCGCGGCTCGACATCCGGCGCCAGCGGCACCTTCTTCATGTGGACTTTCAGAATCTTTTCGCGGCCGATGACATCCGGGTTCGGCACCACGACCTGACGGTCGAAGCGGCCCGGGCGCAACAGCGCCGGATCGAGAACGTCGGGACGGTTGGTCGCCGCGATCAGGATAATGCCTTCATTGGGCTCGAAACCGTCCATCTCGACCAGCAACTGGTTCAACGTCTGCTCGCGCTCGTCATTGCCGCCGCCGAGACCGGCGCCGCGATGACGGCCGACCGCATCGATTTCGTCGATGAAGATGATGCAGGGCGCGTTCTTCTTCGCCTGCTCGAACATGTCGCGCACACGGCTCGCGCCGACGCCGACGAACATCTCGACGAAGTCGGAACCGGAAATCGTGAAGAACGGAACGTTGGCCTCGCCGGCGATCGCGCGCGCCAGCAATGTTTTGCCGGTGCCGGGCGGACCGACCAGCAGCACGCCTTTCGGGATGCGGCCGCCAAGGCGCTGGAACTTTGCCGGATCGCGCAGGAAGTCGACAATCTCGGTGAGGTCGTCCTTGGCTTCGTCGATGCCGGCGACGTCGTCGAACATGACACGGCCATGACGCTCGGTGAGGAGCTTCGCCTTCGATTTGCCGAAGCCCATGGCCTTGCCGCCGCCGCCCTGCATCTGGCGCATGAAGAAAATCCACACCGCGATCAGCAGCAGCATCGGGAACCAGGAAACGAGCACGCCGAGAAGCGAGGGCACGTTTTCATCCGACGGCTTGGCGGTGATCTGGACGCCCTTGTCGTAGAGCCGGTTGACCAGCGTCGGGTCGGCGGGCGCGAATGTCGAGAACCGCCGCCCGTCGGTATATTGCCCGGTGATCTTTTCGCCCTGAATCGTCACCTCGCGCACCGTGCCCGCTTCCACATCGGAAAGGAGGCGCGAGAAATTGATCTCGGTCGACGTACCGCTTTGCGGCGCCGGCCCCTGGAAAAGATTGAAGAGCGCGATCAAAAGCAGCGCACCCAGGACCCAGACGGCGAAATTCTTGAAATTGGACAAAGGCTTGACCTTCCCTACCTGAAGACAGGCTCGGCTGTGCAGGGGATGTGCCAGAGGCGGCCCCTGCTCTCGACTGTTTCTAATCTATGAGAAACATAGTGACCACATAAAGGTTTACCAAGCCCTTTGGGCGGCTTTCCCACAATCCTGAAGAGGCGGTGCGCAAGGCAGTCAGCCGCGAATTTGGGCAAAAAATTCGCGTGGGACGATTGTCGCCTCGGCTTTGACCGCCGCGTCGAGTGTCCCCAAATGAGGCACGGAAACCGGCACCGGCCCCGCCCAGAGCGCCGGAAGGGCCGCGAGCGCGGTTCGGGGCGCCAGAGGCAAGGCGAGGCCCGCCGACGCCAGCAGGCCAAGCCCCTCGGCCCCGAGCGCCCGCACATCGAGATACGAATGCGAGCCCGCCGTATCCAGACGGACATCGAAACGGCCGTCCCATGTTCCGGTCGCACCCGGCGCAAGACGTAGCGGCGCTGACTTCCGCGCGGCCGCCAGCTCCCTGACAGCCAGCAACCGTCCCCGCGCCAGCGAGAACTTGACGCCGTTGAGCGTCCGCCCCCGGCCCAGCGTGCCGTCGGCGAGCGACGCATCGAGCGCAACCAGCCCGTCCATGCGCGGTCCATAGGCGCGCCCGCCCACACATTTCAGGATGGCGGCAAGCGCCCGCAGGCGCGTTTCGGCGGATGCGCGCGCAAAGCCTGCCGCCTCGACCTCGACATGGCCGAAACGCGACAGCACGGCATATGCGTCAAGCAACGCGGCCGTTTGTGCCTCCAGCGCGGCGCGTGCCCGCGCCATGCGGCCTGCGGTGTCGGCAAGACCGGCGGCGTCGAAACCAAGCGCTTCGAGCGCGCTCATCGCCTGACGAATCTTGACGCGGTCGAAACGGTCATTCTCATTACTCGGATCGAGCACGGGCGTAAGCCCGGCCTGCGCCACCGTCGCGGCGAGCCGGGCGCGCGGCAGGTCGAGCAGCGGCCGCAACAGCCGCAATGGCGGAGTGCCTGCATCGAGCGCACGCGCCTCCGGCATGGCTGCAAGCCCATCGACACCGCTTCCCCGGCGCAGACGCAGCAGGAAGGTTTCAGCCTGATCTTCGAGATGATGAGCGACGAGAAGATCGCCCGCACCGGCCTCGCGGCACGCCGCGGCGAGCAAACGGTACCGCGCCTCGCGCGCTGCCGCCTGGATGCCGCTGCCGGGCTTTGGTTCCGTCCATGTCAAAATACGGTGAGGCACGCCGAGCGTGGCGGCGAGCCGCGCCGCTGTCACGGCCTCCGCGGCCGAGCCGGCGCGAAGACCGTGATCGACGGTCAGCGCGACGAGCCGCACACCCGGCCGACCGCGCGCCCATGCGGCGGCAAGGATCAGCAGCGCCAGCGAATCCGGCCCGCCCGAAAATGCGACGGCAATGACGTTCGACGGATTGTGGCGGCGCAGCCGCCCGGCGAATTCGTCCGGCAGAACGGGAAGCTGGCCGGACGGCGCCGGATCTTCTCGAACATGCATCGGACTTCATCCCTCTGCGGTGGCGGCCTTCGGCCGGCAATCAGCAGCCGGCCTTCTCGCGCTCCAGCTTGTTGCGCGCGACGACGGCGGGCGAAGCTTGCGGAAACCGTGAACCGAGCTCGCTCCACACCGTGCAGGCGGCGTCCTTGTTGCCGAGCGCGTTGAGGCTCATCCCCAGTTTCAGCAGACTGTCGGGCGCCTTGTTGCTCGACGAATAGGTCGTATAGCCGGTCAGGAAGGCGTCGCCGGCTTCCTTGTGGCGGTTCTGCGCATAATAGGTCTCGCCGAGCCAATATTGCGCGTTGCCCGCCAGCGTGTCCTTCGGATGGAGTTGCAGAAACTCGATGAAGGCCGCCCGCGCCTGGTCGTATTGGCCGCGCTTCATCAGATCGATCGCAAAATCATACTGTACCTGCGGCGTGCCCTGAGGCAGCACGGAAGCGACCGGCGCCGTGCCAAGCGTGCCTTCGGCCGTCGCCGGACCGGGCCCGCGTTCGCCGTCATCGTTGACGGGCGCCATGGCGCCGCCCGATGCGCCGCTGACGGCGGCGGAAGCACCGCCTCCGCCTTGCGCATCCTGAAAGCGCAGCTCCGTGTCGGCCTTGAAGCGTTGCAGCTCCTGGCTCATCTGCTCGATGCGATAGCCCATCTCTTCCAGATTGCCATTGAGACGGCGGACCTGCTCTTCGAGTTCGAAAATACGCGACTGCGCATCGGCCGCGCCTGCGCCGCCGCCGCTGAGCGATGTCGGTGCGCCGGTCGATCCGCCGCCGCTATAGCTCTGCCGCTGAAGGTCGGTGATTTCGCGCTCGATCCGGTCGAGCCGGTTGCCGATCGCGCGCATGTCGAAGTCCCCGCCCGACTGCGCGCCTGCGCGATCCGCGGCAAGCATCGGCAATCCGGCCAGGGCCAGCACGGCGGCGGCCCGGAGGACGGTATATTTCGGCCGGAAACCGGAGCGCAATCGAACCTCCAATGCGTGTCTCACTCGATCCTCCGCATCCTAGCTGCAACTACGACAAAATTGGGGCGTGAACATTCCGGGCCCGAATCGAAGAAGCGCTCTTCCGCGATTTGCGGAAGAGCGCTCCCGATTGGACGTGCTTCCCGGCAACGAGACCGTTTAGCTCGCGACGCCGGACGCAACCACCGTCACGGCGCGACGGTTCTGGCCCCAGCAGCTCTCGTTGGAGTCGAGGCAGACCGGACGCTCTTTGCCGTAGGACACGGTGTTGATACGGCCGGCATTGACGCCGAGGCTGACGAGATAGTCTTTCGCCGCGTTGGCGCGACGGCCACCGAGCGCAAGGTTGTATTCGCGGGTGCCACGTTCGTCGGCATGCCCTTCGAGCGTGAAGGTCAGGTTCGGGTAGAGGGCCATCCACGCCGCCTGACGCTGCAGGGTGGCGCGGGCTTCATCGCTGAGCGACGACTTGTCGGTGTCGAAGAAAACGCGGTCGCCGACATTGGCAACCAGATCTTCCTGCGTACCGGGGGTGATGGCGCCTGCCCCTGAGGACGAACCGCCAGTATCCGTGGCGGTCGAGCTGCAAGCGGCCAACATGAAGAAAGCAGCGGCCACAGCGGCAATCCGCAGGCCAGCGTTCGGGGACTTCATTCGGGTGATCTCCTTTTGATCTCAGCGGCCATGGCGCCTCAGCGCTCAATCGATTTGCTACTTTTGCACGAGACGCCCCCCGACAAAACAGGCAGCGCCCGATTTATCCGGAGAAAGCCGCATACAAATCCTCACTGGCCCGGGTACCCCCGGGGGCCAGCTCGCATCGCCCACAATTGGCCGACGCTGGGGGTTGCTGTACCGCAACAGCATATGTGCCACAGCACAGAATCTTGCGCAAGAAGCGCCTGCTATTCCTCGACTTTTAGATCAAACTAACGTGACATTTTTACATCAATGATGAGACAGGGGGTTTATGCGACCGTTTTGGACAGCCAACCCGGCAACCCGTCACTGAATCCGCGGAGACCAGGCCGGATCAGATGCGAAAGTCGGGGTCGGCGCCGGCCGCTCGTTGTGACCGGTCACATCGACCGACCAGAGGCTCGGACCGCCCTGCGCACCCCGCGTTTCGCGGAAGAACATCAGCACCCGCCCATTGGGCGCCCATGTCGGCCCCTCATTGTGATAGCCCTCGGTCAGCACACGATCGCCGGTGCCGTCCGGGCGCATGACGCCGATGACGAAGCGTCCACCCGAAATCTTGGTGAAGGAAATCAGGTCGCCGCGCGGCGACCAGACGGGCGTGGCATAGCTGCCCTGACCGAAGCTGATGCGCCGCTGGTTGGAGCCATCCGCATTCATCACATAGATCTGCTGCGAACCGCCTCGGTCGGATTCGAAGGCAATCTGGCGCCCGTCAGGCGAGTAGCTCGGCGACGTGTCGATGGCCGCCGTGTTCGTCAGGCGCGTCACCTGACGGCTGCGAAGGTCCATCGTGTAAATGTCGGCATTGCCGCCGCGTTGCAGGCTCATGATGATCTTCTGGCCGTCCGGCG contains these protein-coding regions:
- the folP gene encoding dihydropteroate synthase; the protein is MFQRPLILGIVNITPDSFSDGGKYFTPEAAIAHARRLVADGAHIVDLGPASSNPDAAPVPPEEEIRRLAPVLEALAAEGIAVSVDSFRPETQAHALAHGAHYLNDIHGFDAPQFYPALAASDARLILMHSIQESGNADRRAAPEGDIVEHVSRFFEARIGRLEKAGIPRDRLILDPGMGFFLGPTPETSFEVLARLGALKSRFGLPLLVSVSRKSFLRAVTGRAPAEAGAASLAAELLAAIGGADYIRTHEPRPLADALAVHSALKARQ
- the aqpZ gene encoding aquaporin Z, with product MTKRLTAEFIGTFWLVFGGCGSAVLAAAFPEVGIGLVGVSLAFGLTVLTMAYAIGHISGCHLNPAVSIGLYIGGRFDAKDLLPYIVVQVLGAIAAAALLYLIASGKAGYDIGVNGLAANGYGEKSPGGYGLQSAAIIEVVLTFGFLIVILGATDKRAPAGFAGISIGLSLALIHLISIPVTNTSVNPARSTGPAIFEGGVALDQLWLFWAAPIAGAILAGLVYKWLGKAD
- the glmM gene encoding phosphoglucosamine mutase, which encodes MSRKYFGTDGIRGKANSGHMTAETALRVGMAAGRVFRRGDHRHRVVIGKDTRLSGYMIEPALTAGFTSMGMDVFLFGPLPTPAVAMLTRSLRADLGVMISASHNSFEDNGIKLFGPDGFKLSDEVELAIEHHMDNGLADNLAGSRDLGRTKRIDDAQARYIEHVKHTFPKQQTLEGLRIVIDCANGAAYKVAPDVLWELGAEVVHVGTEPNGFNINEDCGSTAPERMCAAVRERRADIGIALDGDADRLIVADENGRIVDGDQIMGLIARHWKEMGTLSAPGVVATVMSNLGLERFLGSLDLALVRTQVGDRYVVEYMREHGYNVGGEQSGHIVLKDFSTTGDGLIAALQVLAVLKSGNKPVSALCHLFDPLPQLLKNVRFRRGEPLREKEVEEAIREGEARLGKTGRLVIRKSGTEPLIRVMGEGDDEGLVKAVVNDIVSAIEHNAA
- the ftsH gene encoding ATP-dependent zinc metalloprotease FtsH; translated protein: MSNFKNFAVWVLGALLLIALFNLFQGPAPQSGTSTEINFSRLLSDVEAGTVREVTIQGEKITGQYTDGRRFSTFAPADPTLVNRLYDKGVQITAKPSDENVPSLLGVLVSWFPMLLLIAVWIFFMRQMQGGGGKAMGFGKSKAKLLTERHGRVMFDDVAGIDEAKDDLTEIVDFLRDPAKFQRLGGRIPKGVLLVGPPGTGKTLLARAIAGEANVPFFTISGSDFVEMFVGVGASRVRDMFEQAKKNAPCIIFIDEIDAVGRHRGAGLGGGNDEREQTLNQLLVEMDGFEPNEGIILIAATNRPDVLDPALLRPGRFDRQVVVPNPDVIGREKILKVHMKKVPLAPDVEPRTIARGTPGFSGADLANLVNEAALMAARRGKRLVTMADFEDAKDKVMMGAERRSMVMTEEEKKLTAYHEGGHALVALHMPESDPIHKATIIPRGRALGMVMRLPERDQLSVTRAKLKADLAVAMGGRIAEEVIFGHDKVTSGASSDISMATKMAKAMVTRWGMSDKLGPLAYQDNEEEVFLGHSVARHQNMSEETQRQIDAEVRRIVEEGYETARKVINERIEDLHTIAKGLLEFETLSGDEISGLLKGELPVRERGEPEKADVGPVSSVPTTGPIGAPPAPQGT
- a CDS encoding cytochrome P450, giving the protein MTALASATAKATEADSLPLDRIDVSRAELFERNVEGDYFARLRREDPVHYCAESAYGPYWSITKYKDIMAVDTNHQVFSSEASLGGILIDDNIQKSGGGGMDLPNFIGMDPPRHDEQRKAVSPIVAPANLARLEGTIRERVGRVLDGLPVGEEFDWVPAVSIELTTQMLATLFDFPFEDRAKLTRWSDVTVAEPGSGIIDSWEQRNAELMDCANYFGRLWNERVNAEPGSDLISMLAHSPATRNMTPENYLGNVVLLIVGGNDTTRNSMTGGVLALDRNPKEREKLYGNPGLIENMVSEIIRWQTPLSHMRRTAIADAELGGKTIRKGDKVVMWYVSGNRDDEVIERPDDFIIDRPRARQHLSFGFGIHRCVGNRLAEMQLKILWEEVLKRFSRIEVTGEPVRVRSNFVRGYASLPVKLHAY
- the thiD gene encoding bifunctional hydroxymethylpyrimidine kinase/phosphomethylpyrimidine kinase yields the protein MNTSLQGRVLIVAGSDSGGGAGIQADIKSVTAMGGFAMTAVTAITVQNTLGVHGIHDVPVDVVRAQMKAVLDDIGADAVKTGMLHSAAMVEAVAAELGEHAAVPFLVVDPVMVAKGGASLLEGTAVAALKEVLIPLATLVTPNVPEAEALTGRTIVDLDGQKSAADALLGLGCDAVLVKGGHLEGATLFDVLATQETIEVFSSPRIETRHTHGTGCTLASAIAALLAQGIELSLAVETARDYVHEAIRTAPGFGKGNGPLNFLAALGDDEEPSRHE
- the tilS gene encoding tRNA lysidine(34) synthetase TilS codes for the protein MHVREDPAPSGQLPVLPDEFAGRLRRHNPSNVIAVAFSGGPDSLALLILAAAWARGRPGVRLVALTVDHGLRAGSAAEAVTAARLAATLGVPHRILTWTEPKPGSGIQAAAREARYRLLAAACREAGAGDLLVAHHLEDQAETFLLRLRRGSGVDGLAAMPEARALDAGTPPLRLLRPLLDLPRARLAATVAQAGLTPVLDPSNENDRFDRVKIRQAMSALEALGFDAAGLADTAGRMARARAALEAQTAALLDAYAVLSRFGHVEVEAAGFARASAETRLRALAAILKCVGGRAYGPRMDGLVALDASLADGTLGRGRTLNGVKFSLARGRLLAVRELAAARKSAPLRLAPGATGTWDGRFDVRLDTAGSHSYLDVRALGAEGLGLLASAGLALPLAPRTALAALPALWAGPVPVSVPHLGTLDAAVKAEATIVPREFFAQIRG
- a CDS encoding 2Fe-2S iron-sulfur cluster-binding protein encodes the protein MTKVNYIEASGRAHTVEAENGISAMEAAVKHGVPGIDGDCGGAAACATCHIYVDPEWLAKTGPAADGLEKSMLEFAEDVNERSRLACQITLNDALDGLVLRLPDRQH
- a CDS encoding TetR/AcrR family transcriptional regulator, with the protein product MTAARTVRTRLSPSARRAQLLECALAAFAEHGVARATHSHVAERAGVSVPAVHSYFRTREDLVAAVLDEVEAYLIHIVSSSLGGPKTVAEALEALAVNFARDATEKPDMIKVWLDWSTGVRADVWPRYMDVLERLHGIAQKVLERGKREGIIPATLDVKAAARVYLGGGHTVALMQFSGAKPREFDAVIEQLVRSAMGVGFDAPLNSPG